The Prionailurus bengalensis isolate Pbe53 chromosome D2, Fcat_Pben_1.1_paternal_pri, whole genome shotgun sequence genome window below encodes:
- the LOC122492979 gene encoding mitochondrial import inner membrane translocase subunit Tim23 isoform X1, whose amino-acid sequence MQDRKCRSMNVLPVPFQSCEYVFQMSVTLWVFKWMNRTCSDSPVTGMNPLSPYLNVDPRYLVQDTDEFILPTGANKTRGRFELAFFTIGGCCMTGAAFGAMNGLRLGLKETQNMPWSKPRNVQILNMVTRQGALWANTLGSLALLYSAFGVIIEKTRGAEDDLNTVAAGTMTGMLYKCTGGFRGAARGGLAGLTLTSLYALYNNWEHMKGSLLQQSL is encoded by the exons ATGCAAGATCGAAAGTGCAGAAGCATGAATGTCCTACCTGTGCCCTTTCAATCCTGTGAATATGTATTCCAGATGTCTGTGACTTTGTGGGTGTTCAAATGGATGAACAGAACTTGTTCTGATTCTCCAG TGACTGGTATGAACCCTCTGTCTCCTTATTTAAATGTGGATCCACGTTATCTCGTGCAG GATACAGATGAGTTTATTTTACCGACTGGAGCTAATAAAACCCGGGGTAGATTTGAACTGGCATTCTTTACCATTGGAGGATGTTGCATGACAG GGGCTGCATTTGGAGCAATGAACGGCCTACGGCTAGGATTGAAGGAAACCCAGAATATGCCCTGGTCCAAACCAAGAAACGTACA GATTTTGAACATGGTGACTAGGCAAGGGGCACTTTGGGCTAATACTCTAGGTTCTCTGG CTTTGCTCTATAGTGCATTTGGTGTCATCATTGAGAAAACACGAGGTGCAGAAGATGACCTTAACACAGTAGCAGCTGGAACCATGACAGGCATGTTGTATAAATGTACAG gtGGTTTTCGAGGGGCAGCACGAGGTGGGCTAGCAGGACTGACGCTTACCAGCCTCTACGCACTCTATAATAACTGGGAGCACATGAAAGGCTCCTTGCTCCAACAGTCACTCTGA
- the LOC122492979 gene encoding mitochondrial import inner membrane translocase subunit Tim23 isoform X3, with the protein MNPLSPYLNVDPRYLVQDTDEFILPTGANKTRGRFELAFFTIGGCCMTGAAFGAMNGLRLGLKETQNMPWSKPRNVQILNMVTRQGALWANTLGSLALLYSAFGVIIEKTRGAEDDLNTVAAGTMTGMLYKCTGGFRGAARGGLAGLTLTSLYALYNNWEHMKGSLLQQSL; encoded by the exons ATGAACCCTCTGTCTCCTTATTTAAATGTGGATCCACGTTATCTCGTGCAG GATACAGATGAGTTTATTTTACCGACTGGAGCTAATAAAACCCGGGGTAGATTTGAACTGGCATTCTTTACCATTGGAGGATGTTGCATGACAG GGGCTGCATTTGGAGCAATGAACGGCCTACGGCTAGGATTGAAGGAAACCCAGAATATGCCCTGGTCCAAACCAAGAAACGTACA GATTTTGAACATGGTGACTAGGCAAGGGGCACTTTGGGCTAATACTCTAGGTTCTCTGG CTTTGCTCTATAGTGCATTTGGTGTCATCATTGAGAAAACACGAGGTGCAGAAGATGACCTTAACACAGTAGCAGCTGGAACCATGACAGGCATGTTGTATAAATGTACAG gtGGTTTTCGAGGGGCAGCACGAGGTGGGCTAGCAGGACTGACGCTTACCAGCCTCTACGCACTCTATAATAACTGGGAGCACATGAAAGGCTCCTTGCTCCAACAGTCACTCTGA
- the LOC122492979 gene encoding mitochondrial import inner membrane translocase subunit Tim23 isoform X2, with translation MESGGGSGNKTTGGLAGFFGAGGAGYSHADLAGVPLTGMNPLSPYLNVDPRYLVQDTDEFILPTGANKTRGRFELAFFTIGGCCMTGAAFGAMNGLRLGLKETQNMPWSKPRNVQILNMVTRQGALWANTLGSLALLYSAFGVIIEKTRGAEDDLNTVAAGTMTGMLYKCTGGFRGAARGGLAGLTLTSLYALYNNWEHMKGSLLQQSL, from the exons ATGGAGAGCGGCGGGGGAAGCGGGAACAAAACTACAGGGGGGTTGGCCGGCTTTTTCGGAGCCGGTGGGGCAGGTTACTCGCACGCGGATCTGGCCGGCGTCCCGC TGACTGGTATGAACCCTCTGTCTCCTTATTTAAATGTGGATCCACGTTATCTCGTGCAG GATACAGATGAGTTTATTTTACCGACTGGAGCTAATAAAACCCGGGGTAGATTTGAACTGGCATTCTTTACCATTGGAGGATGTTGCATGACAG GGGCTGCATTTGGAGCAATGAACGGCCTACGGCTAGGATTGAAGGAAACCCAGAATATGCCCTGGTCCAAACCAAGAAACGTACA GATTTTGAACATGGTGACTAGGCAAGGGGCACTTTGGGCTAATACTCTAGGTTCTCTGG CTTTGCTCTATAGTGCATTTGGTGTCATCATTGAGAAAACACGAGGTGCAGAAGATGACCTTAACACAGTAGCAGCTGGAACCATGACAGGCATGTTGTATAAATGTACAG gtGGTTTTCGAGGGGCAGCACGAGGTGGGCTAGCAGGACTGACGCTTACCAGCCTCTACGCACTCTATAATAACTGGGAGCACATGAAAGGCTCCTTGCTCCAACAGTCACTCTGA